The Paramormyrops kingsleyae isolate MSU_618 chromosome 23, PKINGS_0.4, whole genome shotgun sequence sequence TACCCTGTGCACGGTGGCCAAGGCAGGGCCCagcatggtggtggggggggcggccggcAGGCTGCCGATGGCAGAAGCGCGCAGGCTGTGTGTGGGGTAGCTGCCCAGAAGAGTTGCAGTGTGGGCTGGCAGTTCCCGGCGGGGTGGGGGTCCGGCGAAAGGCCTCGCCGCTGCAGCGGGGGCCGCCGAGCCCGGAAAGGCGGCCCAgggccaggggccgaacggcaGACCAGCCGGACTCTGGAGCAGGGGATCCAGCTCGGTGGCGCAGTGGCTCAGGTGGGACACCAGCCGGGCCCCGATGGGGTCGGGGGCCTCCATGCCCTCCAGCGAGCTGAGGTACCGCACCACCTCCCCCACGCACTCCCGGAAGCCCAGCGTCCTGTAGTCCACAGCCAGCGAACGGGCATCGAAGTACCCTGGGGGGCACAGGACATCCAATCAGCATCTCCCCTATGAACTATTATTCCTGTCAGGACTGAATTTAGGGGGTGGGGGCCCTTCAAGTTCAGTTCATTTCTACGGCACATTTCAGACAACCAGAGCTGACACACAGTGCTGTACAAATCAGAAAAGCAAAGAGGATAAACACACAACATCATAACACTAGGCAGCCCCAACACTGAATTAACAGCcaaagaataaaaatgtgtttttaaccGAGCTTTAAAAGTGAACAGTGTTGACACCTGTCAAATGCACAGGGGCAAATCATTGCACAATGTTGGGCCTGCAATTGCACAATTTCCCATAAGCTTTAGCTGGGGCCCCCTACCTACAGCACAAAATAATGCTGTCAatcagaagaagaaaaaaagatttgGGGCGCCTTGCAACTTGGGGCCCGGAGCTAGAGCCCAGATTAGCCGGTGCATAAGTCCGGCTTAGATCTACGTCCACATGCTGCAGTGTCAGATACAGGTTCGCTGCCAGCCCACCTAGAGCCTTTGCACTTCTTCCCTGTCCCAaacccctctgcccccccaatTCTTTAcagccctccctccctccctcccggacggacggacggacgtaCCCTTTCCCCCCATGGCATGCAGCAGTTTGAGGTGGTCCACTGTCATCTGGAGGATCTCGGCCTTCTCCAGCTTGGAGGAGCCCTGGAAGGGAGATGATTATGGGCTGAATGCCATCCCACACCAGGCCCGACGCCGGCATG is a genomic window containing:
- the heyl gene encoding hairy/enhancer-of-split related with YRPW motif-like protein; protein product: MKRPCDYSSPDTDGEELIDVGQEDAFCPVTGSISPGSTSQILARKKRRGIIEKRRRDRINHSLSELRRLVPSAFEKQGSSKLEKAEILQMTVDHLKLLHAMGGKGYFDARSLAVDYRTLGFRECVGEVVRYLSSLEGMEAPDPIGARLVSHLSHCATELDPLLQSPAGLPFGPWPWAAFPGSAAPAAAARPFAGPPPRRELPAHTATLLGSYPTHSLRASAIGSLPAAPPTTMLGPALATVHRVPPLPSPTHRLSQPSPESRGTPPLLASPPQLSFRPFAPLGSASGQRRLGTGTSKASPHWGTEIGAF